The Desulfuribacillus stibiiarsenatis genome segment GGCGGTCTCCTACTAAGTGTAACTCCTGAAGCTGCAGGACAAGCAATGCAGGAGCTAATGGAACAAGGGATTGAGGCGGCGATTATTGGGAAAGTTCTTCCGAAAACAAATCCATGTTGGATTGAAGTAGTATAGGGTTTAAATGTGACCAATTGGCGAATGCCAAGTTTTCTTTATATATAGACGTATAGAATGAGAAAAAATGGAGGGAAATCCACATGGAATTCAGAAAAATTGATAACACCTATGTCGTTAGAATTGACAAAGGCGAAGAAATTATTGAGACTTTGAAAAAATTCTGCACAGAGCAAAACATAAAATTAGGTCTTGTCAGTGGTCTTGGTGCTGTGAACAAGGCTACCATTGGTTTGTTTGAAACAGGCACTAAGAAATATCACTCTACAGAACTTACAGGGGATTTCGAAATTGCTAGCTTGACTGGAAACATTTCCACGATGAATGGGGAGACCTATTTGCATTTCCATGCATGTTTATCAGATGATAAATATGCGACGTATGGAGGGCATTTAAATGCAGCTACTGTAAGTGCAACAGCGGAAATTGTGATCATTACTTTTAATGGTTCTGTTGATCGAGCATTTAGTGAAGAAATCGGATTGAATTTATTGAAATTTTAACAAAATAAGAGAAAGCTTATGGAATGGAGGGGTGCTCATGGACAACACGTTTGCAAAAGATATATTAGAATTCTATGGTGTTACCCCTGTTGCTTATGTGGATTGTCCAGAATGTGGTGGGGTACACGAAATAAGCCTCGAAAAAACACCTGAAAAGCTACCAATTTCTAGCTTGCCGTGGGTGCTTTTTTTTAAGGATTTATATATATTGCCAGGGCTAGTTTGCTGTGGTAAGAACATGTATCCAACTCATATTCGTATTAAGCACACAGCGGTTATAAGTAAAGAACTAGAAGATGAGCTATTTGCAGACCATCAAAGTTACCACATTGGTACGCTTAAAGTTCCTGTCATCACGAATGAGCCATTAGGGTACCCGATAACAAGGTCGTACCTGGAGCAAATCGACATACAGAAACAGTTAGATCAGCAAAATCGTCTACTTGCACGAAAACAACAAGAGTTTTATGAGACTTGCTACACGTACTTTTCTATACACTTTGAGGAAATCATTCAAGAAATTGATGGAACTGAAATTGTCGATGTATTTCATACAATTGCTGAGACGCCATTCGGTATCCATATAAAAGAAACAAAATATCCAAAAAACAAAAAAGACAAGAAAGCACGTTTGAATTGGGTGAAAAAACAAATTCGTTCCATCATAGAACATGAAGGCGAAGAAGGTACAAGGGTTGTTTACTACTTAATTGTAAAGTATTTTGTGGAATGGGAGCTTATCCAAGGAATCTATTATTTGCATTGGAATGTGCCGAAATACCAGAAAATGATAGGCAAGAAACTACTTTTATATATGATATTGCAATTCCCATTAACAAGTTATTTCTCTTACCTTCGTGAAGAAGCATTATCAAAGCTCATCCAGTCAAAAGGTAGTCATCGCAAGAAATCTGAGGTTGTCGATATAGTTCAGAAGAATTTAGATAAAGCAAATGAAACCATCGAGAAAATGAAACATACGATTCTTAGACAGAAGGAATCAATTATTTTATTTGAAAATAAAGTGAAAGAACTCGAAAGTAAAAATGATGCGATAACTAAGCAATTACAAGCTAGGGAAGAACAAGGTACAGACGCCGCACAAACACGAAAAATTAAAGAACTCAAAGGAATCATTGATGAACTGCGCGCGGACCTCGTACCACTACGAGAGTTAAAAGAAGATGTAGTGCGTAAGATGGAAGAAGATTCAGAGAAAGAATTATTAGACACTTTGGATGAGAAGGTCCGTGAATTGGATATTCTTGGGTCTACTATTGAATCTAATGAGGAAATACTGCGCGGGAAAACGATTGGGGTTTTTGGCGATATTCAATTCTCGCAGGATGATTTAGATACTGGCGAAGCACCTTTTAGAATATTAAATTCTATATCTGTTCAAGACATTGAAGGTCTAAGCCTTATGAAAAAAAGCGATGTTCTCGTCGTACTTACGCAACATATATCCCATAATTGCATGTGGACAATCAAAGCGCACGCTTCATCGCGTAGTGTCCCTGTCCTTTTTACTAGACACACGAATTTGAAAATTATTGTAAATCAAGCTGCAAAAATAGTGAAATTGCAGCAAAGCAGAGAAAATATATCTAAATAATAGGAAAATTTAGAAAAGAATTAAGTTTAACGCCTTAAACCCTATGAAATCAGCTAATAATGAAGAAAAACTGTATTGACACAACAGTCGTATAATTATAATATTAAGAATATTCAGTGCTTTAGCATGTGAATGGATTAAAGTAAATCGCAACTTAAAAGGGGAGAAAGAAAAAAGTGAAAACAAAGAAAATTTTATTGTACGCTTTAGTAGTTGTAATGAGCTTAGTCTTAATCGTCGGTTGTGGATCAAAAACTACTCCAAGTTCTCAACCAGACCAAGGTGGAAAGAGCACTGCAGAAGAAGTAATTAAAATCGGTGGTAACTTCGAATTAACAGGTGGAGTTGCTGAATTCGGTAAAAAAGGTGAAAATGGCGCAAAACTTGCAATTAAAGAAATTAACGAGCAAGGTGGTATCCTTGGCGGAAAGAAAATCGTGTATGTAGGCGCTGATAATAAGTCAGAGGCAGGAGAATCAACTGCTGCTACAACGAAGTTAATCACTATGGATAAAGTTGTAGGTATTGTTGGTCCGATGACATCAGGAAATACATTAGCAGCAATTCCAGTTGTAACTGAACATAAAATCCCTCTTGTAACACCTACAGGAACCAATTCAAAGGTTACTGTGAATGACAATGGTTCTGTGAATGCATGGTTATTCAGAGCATGCTTTATCGATCCTTTCCAGGGTGAAGTAGCTGCTAACTTTGCACTTGATACATTAAAAGTGTCAAAAGCTGCATTAGTAATCGATCAAAAAGGTGACTACGCAAAAGGTTTAGCTGATAGCTTTAAGAAGACTTTTGAAGCTGCTGGAAAAGAAGTTGTTGCTTCAGAACTATATGTTGCTGGGCAAGATACAGATTTCCGTTCAATTTTAACAAATATTCGTTCTAAAAATCCTGATATCATCTTCGTTCCTGGTTACTATGGTGAAGTTGGTATGATTGTAAAGCAAGCTCGTGAATTAGGTATTACAGCTGCCATCTTAGGTGGAGACGGATGGGGATCTGGGCCAATCGTAGATGTTGCTGGCAAAGATGCGATGAACAACACGTATTATGTTGACCATGTAGCATCAGATGACCCTGCGATAGCTGAATTCAATGCGAACTATAAGAAAGAATACAATCAAGATGCAGACAGTTTCGGCGCACTTGGCTATGATGCTACGAAAATGTTGATTGCTGCAATTGAAGCGGCTGGAAGTACAGATGCTGAGGCAATCCGATTAGCTTTAGAGACTACAAGCGGATTCCAAGGTGTAAGTGGAGCAATCAATATCGATGCGGCTACACATAACCCGAAGAAGAGTGCTACAATCCTAGAGTTTAAAGATGGCGAGAAGGTATTCGCTACAAGGGTTGACCCTAAGTAAAGTATCTTAA includes the following:
- a CDS encoding PPC domain-containing DNA-binding protein; amino-acid sequence: MEFRKIDNTYVVRIDKGEEIIETLKKFCTEQNIKLGLVSGLGAVNKATIGLFETGTKKYHSTELTGDFEIASLTGNISTMNGETYLHFHACLSDDKYATYGGHLNAATVSATAEIVIITFNGSVDRAFSEEIGLNLLKF
- a CDS encoding ABC transporter substrate-binding protein, yielding MKTKKILLYALVVVMSLVLIVGCGSKTTPSSQPDQGGKSTAEEVIKIGGNFELTGGVAEFGKKGENGAKLAIKEINEQGGILGGKKIVYVGADNKSEAGESTAATTKLITMDKVVGIVGPMTSGNTLAAIPVVTEHKIPLVTPTGTNSKVTVNDNGSVNAWLFRACFIDPFQGEVAANFALDTLKVSKAALVIDQKGDYAKGLADSFKKTFEAAGKEVVASELYVAGQDTDFRSILTNIRSKNPDIIFVPGYYGEVGMIVKQARELGITAAILGGDGWGSGPIVDVAGKDAMNNTYYVDHVASDDPAIAEFNANYKKEYNQDADSFGALGYDATKMLIAAIEAAGSTDAEAIRLALETTSGFQGVSGAINIDAATHNPKKSATILEFKDGEKVFATRVDPK